tggagaaaaaaaaggaacgagaATACGCAACAtttaacacaaacacaacaatcaaCGCGCTAACGTATGCATCTAGTTATACATACATTTATACAACagatatattatattatatagaCATGGTGGcctttttcattgttttttttttctcttaccCTTAGACTGcccccttccctcccccaTTGTACATTGTGACCCTTTCTCTTCCCCTCCCCTACATCCAAACGGTTAAACCCGCGTTTCGCATCCTTTTTCCTCTCGTTTTGTGTTTGCACCTGTCATCCGTCGGTGatagtgtgtgtgggtgtgtacaTGAGACGGTACAAAAACAGACATGAATGGCAATGAATTCTTCAGTGGACGCAACTGGATCAAAGGGCGAAACAGGACGAAGCACATACACACGAGCATACACAAGACGCTTCACTGGAAAACGACGCGCATTGGTTTGCGCATTTTATTTGCTCCAACGAGTAAATAAATGTGTATGCGTatcggtgtgagtgtgtgtgtgtttttctcagTGTTCTGGTGTGTTTTGTTACGTGTGTATGGGGTTGGGTGTTTGTCTTTTACTACATATAACAATAGCTAAACGTAACGAAGAGCGTCCTGGCAGGTTGTAGGGGATGATTGAGGGATGGGGAGAGGGGGAATGGTGATGGgctgccgccattttgtacggtGAACGCACAGCAGTAGGTCACCATCCCGCCATATTGCCCTGTCAAAACGATCTTTCTTtctatttctctttctctcttgttttctctctctctctctctctctctctatgtatcttttctcttcttgttttctctctctctctttctttctctttctctctcccctTCAATCTCGCTATCTCTCTACTTGTATTATCTCCGCACGATTTCAGATTCTTCTTCTCCACGATTACTCCAAATGCTGGCTGGTTCTAAGAGGGTGGGGGTAGGCCCTGGAAGGAATGGGGGGGAAACTGTGGCCATCGCATTACAATCTCCCCCGATCCACCCTTCATCCTCTTCTTTCTCCGTTCTATCCCACCGCTTCCCATTTTGCATCCAGGATAATACAGCGGGGAAAAAGGAACCTCACTGCTTCAGTGCGAACCGCGACCGGCCCAAGCGTCCGATCAGGGACTTGGCTCCATTGCTATTGCTGCCGCTAGCACCATCACTACCCTCGTGGCCATCGTTGTTGGATGTGTCCGCCGAGTGGTCGTCCTTTCGTGCCGCACCACTACCGAACCGCCGTTTGCTCGGAACTGCGGAAGAAACGGAACAGACAGATAGAGAGATGGAAGAGAAATAGAGCgacagacagagagagagagagacaaagaGAAAGAGTGgggagaaagggagagaaTACGCGAGAAattcagagagagagagagagaaagagagagaaagagagagagtaagagaGCAAATGAGTGAGGTGAAAGAGGAAGATACAACAATGCAATTATACTAGTGTTGTgtctaatgaatcttttgagaagagccATTTTACTGCGAATCTTCAATGAAGAGTCCTTCATATCATGAGTCGACTCTAGAGAGTATTCATGAATCCTTATAGATTGGTACGTTTTTAAAGACTCATGTACCACAGAAGATCTTCGAAGATTTAGGAATTCATCAAAAGTTGCATGAATCTATAAGCATTCATGAATCGTTTAGAGGTCATGCATCTTCAAAATAGAGTGTCAGAGTCATTCATTTAGTTCGAAGATTCATTCTTATTCCTGAACCGGAATCGATACACCCAGTACTAACTCAGACGTGTAGCCTATTCGCAAACGCAATATCAAGTACTCAATAGCCGATTATAAACTGCCCCTGACAAACAGTGAGATTCTGGTTTTGTGCGTAGTAACAGTAGTAATAGCTTCGATGTGGTAGATTGGGATATCAAAATGAACGAATAGAGGAttttggtgtgcgtgtgagagagagaaaaagagaggaAGAGTGTGATGAAGTACGGCCTAAGTATAGGAGTGCACTAGTGTCGCTCATACTCATCCTAAGTCGGTTCGAGCTGTCCAAACGCAAAGGCGCGTACACGGGTATACACGGACAGCAttagtgtgtatttgtgtgtttcaGAAAGGAATCAGGCCGGGTCAAGGAGAGAAATAGTGCATGGGGAACGCAGTAGGAAAATTCGCGCAAAGCAGTCTACTTAACACGTAACGTTTAATTCAGTATTCATCGCAATAAGATTCTCTACAATATTGCTACTTTAATTCAtagcccacacacacatacgcacatcTCCGCAAATTGCAGCAAtaagtgtgtgagtgtggaacAGGTGAGCCAAGATGACCGGCGACAGAGGTTTACAGGGTTTACTGTTCATAGTGCGTACGTGCGTGAAAATGTGTGCATGTAGCGTTTGTTTGtggggtgtgtatgtgtgtgtgtgtgtgggtgtgtgtgtaagcATTCCAACCACAAAAGAAGAAGTCCAGTTATAGCTTTTTTCCAGTTACAgtaataacattttattaagGGACTATGCGTACATTGAACAGaacaattaatattaatcAAAAAAAGGACGCGAATgtatgagtgtttttttttgcatatgtgaatgtgtgtgggtgggagTGTCTATACGAAGCGTATGTGAGTGGGGTGAGTGAGTGTATGAGCGCGTGGTTTGTTCCTAAACAAATTATAAACCACACGGCGCCTGGTGATGTTATGATGGGGAAGTAGGGAAATGGATCCCGGCGTACTAAGTGAGCAAACATTTCGTATCCGCAGAGATAAAGCTAATGAAAAAGAGGAAGACAAAAAATCGCctacaaacatacacacatacaacatgCGCGCATGGAAAGAAAGCTTAAATGTTGGAATTGTTTGGAAATTGGGCTCGGAGAACACAAAACTCCAACAAAAACGTACAAGGATAAGTGTATTCGTGTGCGTGTTTATGCGTGTACATGCATCCTCAAAGCATTCTcgcacgaaaacaaaatggaggagACGTACAATCGCAAGCAGTGCCAATttgaatcaaaattttcaacaacaaaaaaaaccaacgcaACAGGGCCGGGAACCGTTTGCATGATGGAGGAATGAGGTTTGCCGTTGGAATGAGGATGTTGAAGGACGAAGGGATTGAAGGGGGGAAGGGAGGAGGGGGAGCGCAAGGTATTGGTGTGATTATTGGTTTTGGTTACGTTTCGAGAAGGAAAATACTACATTATCTGCAATTTTACCGATTGCGGGAGCTTTCGCGCTTTTGACAGGGGTGGCTGGCGCTGGAACGTCCTCGTCATCGTACACCTTCTCCTTTGGTGCCACTGCAAAGATAGAAAGacggcgaaaaaaaacggtgtaTGTGTAATGTATGACTTTGACTGTTTTCCTTTAATTATATTATCACTTTTTAAAACACAACTACAGGAGAAAAAATACATCTGAAAGTGAAATGAGTTCCACGCAGGATTGAACTTAAAACGGGATAATTATGATGCTATACATCTGTCTGAAATTAGCAAAAAAGGAACTCTTCAATATGAGTTCTGCATGAGATTCGAGTGATAAGAATCGGATCAGATATACTAAGGCAGGTCACTCAGTGCTACTCGCTCTAATGAGTAACTCATTTCGAAGAGAAATGTCATTTTAGCCCAAACAAAGCGAAActagacaacaacaaaaatctgtACAACGAAATAATCCAAACTTGCTACTGGAGAAAGGGGATCACCCACAACAAGCtaacaaaaaaccacattGAAATAATATGCCAAAACAAAgaaagcaaggaaaaaaaagcacacagaaGCATGCACTTTCATGCCGCTTTCTTTACTTCCACAGCTGTAACAATGACAAAAACAAGACGAATttagcagaaaacaaaaacaaatttgtggCAAAACGGGGCAGAGGAATGGTAGTGAAACGGTTTAAAAAtaactaatcaaataaaattacaaactCCGAAGTCAAAATAACCGCAAACGGGTCTCGGGGTTTCGCTCTGGCCAGCGAACCCACTGCCGGTCAACTGACACAGTGTGTGCGTTTTATatgtcatttttttctgtttttttcaagttttttttttcattttttggttgtttgtctatcttcttcatcgtTCAGAGGTTCGTAAGATCGACCCAGAAATAAAACGgtaatcgaacacacacaacGGCAATCAATTTGTATGCAGAAATGCATTATACAGAAGaagagcgtgtgtgtgtgtttgtgtgagagagagaaagagagagtgaatgagaaAGAGCACAGTTGACACACAAGGGCTCTGATGTTGCTTGTGAAATAAGATCGATGCTTAACACAGTTCGCAGACTCACGACTTcgaaaatggaatggaaaatggacGGGTTGAGGCTGCTGTCATCGTGTGAAGCAGAAGGACAGGTAGTCAGGGGGTGGAAGGGAGGTGCTGTTAACTCTACGAGCTTCAATGCTGCGAGCTGAATGCGCGGTACGAAAGAACCGGTTTGGCAGCACCCGAACAGTCCGAGTACCCCTGCCTTTGCCTCAGCATACCACACAGTCCATCTGGCTGGCGGAGCTGGTCCGACACAGCGTGACAGTTATCATCAATGAATCGAATCGAGTTCGAACAGGACAGGTCGGAAAGGCCATGCAAAATCAGGGGTGGCGGTGGAAAGGGACAGGGAGAAGAGTTGTGGCATCGTGCCGCAAAGGAAGAGGTGAAGGACGAAGGACCAGAACCGACCGAACCCGGACTCGGACCGGTTGGGTGTTGTGCAAGAGTGGCCACTAGAGCAACCGACCCAGCCCAAAGGCTTTTGATTTAAGtctcgcctttttttttcattcgacGCTCAATTTTGTGTCATACTACCCTCTTgctctctctatctttctgtctctctctcacacacacacactcaggcGAACTCTTTTCTATCTGTCTTTCTAGAGTAGTTGGCAGTGTAGGAACTCGTTCAACTCCACCCCAATTTGCAGAAGGATTGAAACAGTGGATTTACCCATTACCTCATCCTCCAGGTGttcacctccaccacctcACTTAGACTTCACTAAAACAGCCGAGGTTTCGCTTTCACTGAGATGGGCCACACGCCACACCTGGGGGCCTCTACGTCAACTACCTACTACTACTGTTACTACTACGCACTTACCGGCAGCGGGTTTGCTGTTCTTCGATTCCTGGCGTCGCTTCTTTAGCGCTGTCAGCAGATCATCGTTGCTGCGGAACGGGCGAATGCTCGGTCGAATCTTTTTGGGTGCCTccgtcgtggtggtggtggtggtggcctgCTTTCCCCCGGCGGGACCCTCCTCCGCACCGTCCTCGCCATCCTCGCCCTTGCCCTCGTCATAGCTGTCGGCGTACTCGTC
This window of the Anopheles moucheti chromosome X, idAnoMoucSN_F20_07, whole genome shotgun sequence genome carries:
- the LOC128306740 gene encoding uncharacterized protein LOC128306740: MQHFKTLSVLLVVVLLVASIRASPQADDTAKANRNSLLLRRGNVGRPLGRTTPTTTTTTTPSSADYAEDEYADSYDEGKGEDGEDGAEEGPAGGKQATTTTTTTEAPKKIRPSIRPFRSNDDLLTALKKRRQESKNSKPAAVAPKEKVYDDEDVPAPATPVKSAKAPAIVPSKRRFGSGAARKDDHSADTSNNDGHEGSDGASGSNSNGAKSLIGRLGRSRFALKQ